The following DNA comes from Deltaproteobacteria bacterium.
ACCAAAAATTTCTTCGGTAGACGTTCGGCAATCGGGTTCTAAGCCCGTGACAATCGTTGGCAACAAGAAAGCACCATCCGCATTTCCGCCAGGAAGCTCCGGACGCTCGCCTCCTGATACAATCGTCCCTCCCTCTTCAGTTGCAAGCTTAACGTAACCCTCAACCTTTTCGCGATGCCCCAAAGAAACCAACGAGCCGATATCTGTATCGGGGTGCGAAGGGTCGCCCACTTTTAAGCTGGACACTTGCTTCACCAGCGCCGCAACGAACTTATCGTGTATCGAGCGCTCAACGAGGATCCGAGATCCACAAAGGCAAATTTGCCCCTGATTTGCAAAACCAGCACGCGCCGTTCCTTGGACCGCATCCTCAAAGTCAGCATCGGCGAATACAACCGTTGGATTTTTACCACCAAGTTCCAAGCTCAGTTTCTTAAACATTGGCGCAGCCGTTGCAGCGACGCGTCTCCCGGTTGTGGTACCGCCCGTAAAAGACACCAGCTTCACATCCGGGTGCTCTACTATGGCTTGACCGGCATCACCGCCGAGGCCGTGTACCAAATTGAAAATTCCGGAAGGAGCTCCAACTTCATCAAAAACTTCAGCGAGCAGTGCTGCAGTCATCGGCGTAACCTCGGAAGGTTTCGCAACAATCGTATTACCCATGGCTAAAGCCGGCGCCACCTTCCAGCTAAGCAAATACAGTGGAAGGTTCCAAGGCGTGATAAGCCCCGCTACTCCAACTGGCTTTCGCAGCGTGTAGTTGATGGCTCCATCCATGGAGTGGCATTCAGTAGCATCGTGGCGAACGGCACCCGCAAAGAAACGAAAATTGGAGATTGAGCGCGGTATATCGATGCTCTTGGCCAATTTAATGGGCTTACCCGTATCTCGTGATTCCATCAAAGCCAGCTCATCCAGCCGCTCTTCGAGTCGGTTTGCTACTTTGTCCAGTAAAGCCGCACGCTCCGTGTAAGGCGTCGCGCTCCAATCCACAAAGGCTACTTTGGCTGCTTCAACCGCGGCTTTCACATCTTCGGCCCCAGACTTTGGTACGTGGGACAAAATCGTTCCACGAGCCGGTTCTGGGTTGTCGAGATAAAGCCCCGTAGAAGGCGCAATGAATTCACCACCAACATAGTTGTGTAAAATTATCGGTTCACTCATAGCTCTTGTCCATAGTCGCCTGGCCGGGATCTCATTTCGACGTTGTAATACCAGCGGTCACTGTCAGGATCCCACTCATCCCAGGTTGGAATCGTTTCCAATTTCTCTAGAAGATGCGGTGGAACCACTCCGGGTACGATAAAAGCCTTTTGGCGGTGAAGAGGATACGGGTTACGAAGGTCAAACCCAAGTACACCCAATACGGCGCGTGCGATATACCAAGTCGCTTGTGAGTTCCATCCGTGTGCAATCTTAATGGTGACGCCCAAACCTTCAGGGTAATCTGGATGAACTATCGACAGCCCCAAGAGACCATCTGCGCCTTCTTTGGCAACGACCGAGCCGCCCCCAGTTTTAATAATCGTAGAATCAAGCCGGTTGAAACCGCCCACCAAGTCAGGGAAGCTTGTCATAGCTTTCCAGATCCAATCATCATCGCGCTCTTTAGCGAGGCCGGCAAAAATCATCGATAACTCGCCCACCGTATTGCTCACGGTTGGCAAACCGCATCCGTCTCGCGCAACAGCAAGAGGCTCCCAATCGTCGCCTAGGTAGCGCCGCAGTACATCTAGATAGGCACCAAACATCGTGTGGGTCGGCAAGGTATAGCCCACACGCTCCCAGTTTTTGAGACGACAACCCCGTAAAATAGCCGCGTGCTCTCCTGAGCAGGTGTGGTACCAACGTCGTGGTCGGCGAACTTGGCGACCAAACTGAACCAAAGGAACGTCCAGTGGGGTCTGCATCAAGCCCCACTCCGCTTCAGAAAGAATGGATTGAGCTGCCGCCACGTGTTCCGTGTCGCCGTTGTGGCTTGAACAAGCGATGGCCTTTTGGCGTGGCTCAAGAACATCGGCCAATTCATCGGCGAAAACTTTCATCATCACCGGCTTCATCATGCTGCGCCCGTAGCACAAAACATTGCCACCAAAAGAGTGAACGATCTTTCCGCCAGAGGCCCATGCAACGGCGCCATGGATCGTTGTTTCACTGACATCGTTTCGTCGGTAATCCACCAAAGGTTCCCACTCTACATCGCGGCCCGTTGGAATACCTTCCTTCGATTGCCCAATAGAGCTTGTGGGATAGATTTCAGCCCCGGGGCGCTCCCCAGCAACTGAGCTTGGCCCTTTTAATCTCGTCATCGTTGGTCTGCTCTCCACATGAATTGATGCAGAGTTTTTAACGCTCAGTGCGCCTTCGGGCAATGGCCCAAGGGCGGATAATGGCGATCCCGTCAAAATCTAGAAATTGCACGGGAAAACCGGGTTTCGAAGCCATTGACCTGCGCGTCAGGGCAGGTATACCCGTCAGTCGAAGTTTTTGGAGATACCATCATGAGTAAGCCCGA
Coding sequences within:
- a CDS encoding aldehyde dehydrogenase family protein encodes the protein MSEPIILHNYVGGEFIAPSTGLYLDNPEPARGTILSHVPKSGAEDVKAAVEAAKVAFVDWSATPYTERAALLDKVANRLEERLDELALMESRDTGKPIKLAKSIDIPRSISNFRFFAGAVRHDATECHSMDGAINYTLRKPVGVAGLITPWNLPLYLLSWKVAPALAMGNTIVAKPSEVTPMTAALLAEVFDEVGAPSGIFNLVHGLGGDAGQAIVEHPDVKLVSFTGGTTTGRRVAATAAPMFKKLSLELGGKNPTVVFADADFEDAVQGTARAGFANQGQICLCGSRILVERSIHDKFVAALVKQVSSLKVGDPSHPDTDIGSLVSLGHREKVEGYVKLATEEGGTIVSGGERPELPGGNADGAFLLPTIVTGLEPDCRTSTEEIFG